AAGCCAGCTAATCTAGGTCAGTCTAACAATTTACGTGTTGGCCAAAGTTGCTTTGCCATTGGGAATCCTTATGGATATGAGAACACTCTCACTACAGGggtaattttttaatcatctaTTTCTTACATCTCTATCCATTCAGGCAAAATAGTTGTAGAAGAAGGATAATAACTTATACATAGGGCAATTATTTACGCTGGCCTATGTAAAAATTTTGTCATACTGAGCTATAGCTTCCCATATAGAACAACAATAGTTATATTTTTCAGAATAACCATTTTGAGTCACGCGCAGGCACTGGATTTTAGCAGTAATAGTAAGTTCTGATGCTCCAAAAAAGTATAATGTGATCATTCTGTATTGTCTGATGTAAATTATGCAGGTGGTCAGTGGTTTAGGCCGCGAGATACCTTCACCAAATGGAGGGGCCATCAGAGGAGCTATTCAAACTGACGCAGCAATTAATGCTGGTAACCTAACCTTACCTTAATCGACGTTCATAGTGTTAGGACCTCAACCTCCTCTAAGTAAGAGTCAAGGAATGTGGGTAAACTGTAGTTTGTACTCTAATTCATTGCATATCAATCAAAATGGTCACTTCAGTTTTTCCCCTTTACTCTACAACTTGGGCATGGATCGAGAGGAGACTACGTAATATTAACCTTTCAACCTCTCTTCTCatcatgatttttaaaatatgttctGTCCATGTAATATCAGTTATAGATGTGATTTGATTAGTTAAGCTAAATTCATATCGAAGCTATCAGAGCAGCTGCAAGACTGAAACAAAATTGCCTTTATTACCCAATGGTTTTGGGTTAATTTACCAGATCTTCTGCAAAAGGACACGGGCATCAACAATGCTAGCCAGTTATCTCCATATCTAGTACAGATGGCTGCATTATTCTTGGAAAATATAATGCCTAGTGATATCAACCTCTGCAGATTCACTTCTTTCTACCTAAATGGGGGAAGAAAATATATAGTTCTGAAAATAATATTGGTTAGAAACGTTTTACTTAGAGAAATTATTAGATCTATTTCTGTCCCTGTTTCCATGTCTTATGTAATATTTAAGACATGACTTTATTGTTTACTGAAATGCCAAGTTTTAGATGGTATTGTTTGTTACAACTCTTAggattaacaaaattattttggaGTTAAGTATTTTCTTAAGTTGCTGTTGCACGAGATTATGTAGGTATAATCTTATATGTGCACGAATGTGACCAGGAAATTCAGGGGGACCATTGATCAACTCGTATGGCCATGTTATTGGAGTAAACACAGCTACCTTCACTAAGAAAGGTAATAAGAAACTATTACTTTTATCAATATACTTTCGTAACACTGTAAGGAGGGAATAAGAGACTCATGCTTTTAGCCTGAATTAGACAGGAAATTTTGtcttaaataataatgttattatttctTCCTTTGCATAATTTATTGTTGCAAAACTCCAGtacatcatatttatttaaaagatagttGGAGAGAAGAAGCTGCAACACAATTTAAGTCTAGAAAATTGAGATTACCTTTTCTTTATCTAGTATCTTGCTTCCAAAAGAATGGTGTTGAGTTAGGTAATGAACTCACATATTCATCATCacctttactttttttctttattttctaaaagagtAATCAGTTCTTAGAATTTTGTTCCCTTTTATTTCATATGTATATCCGCTCGATTTAGGAATCTATTTCTTCCACTGAACCTGGTAGCAATGTCAATCTGTCGAATATGTATACGTTAGGATCAATTCTAGTTCTAGGAATTAACATGAAACTCAAAGAAGATAGAGAAGAGAGGGAATCTTATGAAAGAAAGGGTTCTGAAATAATTACTTGATTGTATTAAGTGTTTTACCAGAGGAGAAAACTGTCTGTGTATCAGTTAATACTCGGCCACTTATAGCTACTAACTAACCAACTAATTGTAACCCCTCTCACCATACATCTTATTTCATATCTGTACCCAGTTAAATTTCCATTACTTTAAcctaaataagaaattaatttatcgTTCCTCTTCATTTCAGAAACATTATCTAAGCTCTGTTATTTTGGTGGAAAGCAATATCAAAGCTAAATTAGAATAATTTCTTCTACTAGATTGTTATGTTTGAATAATGATTTTTGCTCATTTTGATTCATTTCAGGGACTGGAATGTCGTCAGGTGTTAACTTTGCAATTCCCATTGACACAGTCGTCAAAACTGTTCCATACCTTATTGTCTACGGAACACCTTATAGTAATAGGTTTTGATTGTTCATGTAACATTCTATAAAACCTGAACTTTGAATATCATTTTTACATTCAGTGAAATACCATGTCTGTTCTAAAGCTAAACAAGTATCCTCTCTTCTAAATCTGTAAATTTTGTCACTACCTTTCTAGCATTTCAaaggttaaaaataaatcactTAAAGGACAAACCTCTTTCAATACATGTTTTCTTCTTGTAAATAGATATTAGTTGCTGATCTCGGCTGTACAATGCATTTTTTTGACACATTACTAAACAGacgaacaaaacaaaaattttgcaGTTTCTCAGCCTTGTGATACAACAATTATAACAAGTTTTATTATAGTTGCTCCAATAAGCAAAACAAAATCATGATTTATTTCTCTAGTGCCATTGTTACACTTCCGGCATTTTTGTAGAGATCAATTCATTTATAACCATCGAAAAAAACTAATAGTTCATAGTTGTTCCTAGTTCGTGTGCACAAATTCTTAATATTGATTGATGAGAAGAGACCATCAAGAAAATGTTCACTCGGTGCTGCAATCTAGAGTTAGAGTGGTAGCCGTGCTAATAATACTTAGATGTAAgtattaataacaaaaagtaAGGGttcaacatatataatatatactatggtttgaataaatatatattttggtttgCTTTTTAAAAGCATAAATACAATGTAGTATTAGTATAAATCATTAATGATGTACAGTTGCGTAAAATCTACCTATTAACCGGAACAGTTTAGAAAATTTCATTTGCAGAAAATGCTTATCTCTCACTTTCTTTTGACTGTTGCACAGCATTAACAATAGCTCTACTAGGAATTGTTTGATTATAAACTCTCTTGATTTCAAAACACGCAAACAAAACCAAATAATAACCAGCCGCGAACCTGAATTCAGCTACAATATCAAGATTTATGAAGTAATTGCATCTGCAATGTAACCATGACTGTGTTTGAGATGTTGTATACATCAGCTACATTTTCCGCAATATCAAGCAATTCAAACTACTATCACAACCAATACAAACTATTACCACAACCGCaatttaacaaaagaaattcACCTGTTCCTCGCTCACATCAAATCTGATAGATCATTTAGCATCTCAAAATGTACAAAAACATGAACATATAGCTGAAACTATCAGTAGCACCAACAAATTCTCTTTCGTTTCAGTAACGAAACATGAGCAATTGAAGAGGCACTCACAGTCATACATAGGAAACCCTAGCTAACTCTCGGTGGCCCTGGATGAAGCGAGAGGAGAGAGAATTGTTCGTGGATAGAGGAATCCACGTGACAAGAGGTGCGACAGGAGGAGGGAATGAGAATAAGGCCGAGACACCTCTGTTCCATGGGAGAAGGCGAGGATTGGCGCGTGCTGCGATACTCGATGGCGTCTTGGAGAATGATGTTGCCTTGTTTGTCAATGCAATAGAAGGAACCCAAGAAGAACCTTCCGTCTTTGATACCCACTAGCATTCGCCGAAACAGCAGCTTCCGTGCCCGACTCACCGCACCGGAGCTACCGGAGTTCTCTGCTTCTGCTTCGACCGGAACagcttcttcttcctccatctCACCGCACCGATGTATGAGTATGTTTTGTGATCAATTGTTTTCCACTGGCTCTTGGATTCCAAAGCCACCGCACCTATTCACCGCCTTAACCTAACCATACAACCCAGCTATTATATGTGGAACTTTTATAACTTCAAGTGGAACTTCTTTTAAAAGGCTTGGAACCTGTTTcacacttttttatattattattattatttttttattattattatagcaaaataaaatgtttcttttttcttttcaaatagccacttcataaaaaaaaaaggcttacGTTTATTAACGCTGTCAttaattaaagaagaaaatgaaaaaaatactaTGAAAACTTGATGTTCGTGGATAATCGGAGACACTTCATGCAGGTGAACttattcatctttaaaattcaGAGACAGGATGATGCGTAAAGACGCTTGATCGCACCCACTTCATATGTGATGCTTGATTATTCCAAGACAATTTGTTTACATAGAGCTAAAGTGCATTTCATCTCAGCATTTCTGACCAGTGATTGTTATCAGGTTCAGTATCTTCTTGAAAACAACAAATTGAATCTAAAGGCATGTCTTTATGGTCATGAAAATAGATCTATGAAGTCcggtattttgttttttttttactgtattCTTGTTTCTTAAAATTTAGATGCTTAACTTTCTTTCAACATTTTTAGTATCAGCATAAGATTAAGATTGTTATGTTATAGCtctttttgaaaacaaataaaagatgtAGACATCTCAAAAGCGTTAACATAAAGGacttttgaatgaaattttaCAATGAGATATAACATACAGAATGGAATGGAGTTATGCAGGGATAAATCTAACGATGAGATAGTATAGTACAGTATATCTTTCTGCTGATCTTTAATGGTCAACCATACAGGCGTCAGGCAGTTGAGAATGTATCTATATAGAGGGTTCAAGTGTGCCCTCTTTTAAATCTCTACAATGACACGGTAGGGCGTTTAGTCTATTCCTCCATTCTTTTGAATAATGgttgaatttcataacaaatcATTGCTCAGTCTTTGCTCTCCAAGAGGTGTACAATCGGTAAATTCAAGtacaaacatttaatattttacaaaattccTAGAATAAATCTTTGGTTTTCCATAAATTTGTAAGTTTTAGTGTGCttttatttgaatgaatttcaatataagattaaaaagaaaattggaaGAAATATTGAAAAGATGTACTCTACTATCATCTCATGGATACTTCCTTGTGTTACAGTTTCCAGTCCCCGCAAATGTCACTAGTTAAAATTGCATAATCTCATTCATATGCATCATACTCAATATCTGCAAATGCATAATATCATTGTAAGCTCTCACATAAagaaacaatgaacaaataaaaCAGAACAAACAGAGTTGGGGAGCGAAAATAAATGTTCCAAGAACAGTTTTACCAAACTGAAACCAGTCATAAAAACAGATAAAACTAGCCCTCACCTCATTTCTCATCCAGAAGAAGTGATGTGCAAGAATGAAGAGAAGatatttcatcttcttttgccAACCCAAAGCCTTGCCATCTTACTCTACCGAAATTATCAAGTAGAAAGATATACCTGTGAGGTAGGAATGTTAAAAACagttttatttataactaataacttcactgtataaaaaaatgatagaatataaaaaagctTTTAACCCTGTTAGAAGATTCAATATCTGAAGTTCTTTTCTGAAATAATAGTGGTCACCAAATGAATAAACCGTATGCTTCTCAAGTGTATCCTTGCTTTCATGATTATTAGGCTTCTTCATTGTCCAGAGAAGGAAACGTTTTATAGGAGGCCGACACAAAAGCCACGAATCTATAAATGATACCTGATAGGAAACACGATATAACTTCATTTGTAGCCGGTGATTGAAAAGAtggaaataaagaaataatcaCCGAAGTTctgtttaaataataatattggaATTACagtttgaaattataattttaatccaattttctTGGAATTGGATATTCTTAAGAATCAcatttcttttatgtttggGACAGAGTTGATGAatagaaatataatacaaattaaGTTGGAATTCTATTAAAGGACGTCGGTGATGATGAACAAAGAACACAGGAAACAAtcaatattaattggtgataattggCAATGACATGGCATGTGTCCACAACAATGATTGCTAAGAGGACGTAAATCACAATGGCTTCTATAGTTAGCAGGAGACAATGATAATGaacattaaaatatgaaatggagagatatgattttgaaaattctttGTGTACTTCATTTTACGTACTTCAAAttctttgaaaattaaatatatttgttagaGATATGATTTCTATATTACATTAAATGGAGAGAGATATCATATGATTTGAAGGAAAATATCGTCTAAAATATTtcctagaattttttttttttttttatcagcatttcctagaattaaatattgattttgttcCTTATTGTATTTCTCATTCATTACAGATAAGAACATTCATGTATACATAACACACACACAACTACTAGCAATCACGTCAACATGGTATAAGAGTTTATCATATTGATGTTTGTTAGACCTATTATATCACTTCTTATAACACCACCTATAAATATTTAGTCTCACATTTAAGATGTCCAGTATTTACACTGCTTATAAGCATCTAAGATGTCCAGTACTCAGCATGAGAAGATGTGTTGGAAATCTCATATCGACtaaaaatatccaaaattaTAGTATCTAATCATGAATCCAAACATCACCTTACAAGTCAATTTTTTTGGTGATTGAATTAGGTTCAAAATTCACTTTCTAATGTACATCATTGGAATTTAACTATTTGACTTGACATCTGATCTGAAGATCAACCCGTGCATAAATGGAATTGGCGAAGCATTCACACCAGCTAttataatttcaatataaaaattttataggtcatacatatatattaacattttgagtgttttaaattatatatattcttaacaGTTTACATTTTTATGCTACATAAGTAATAAACATAGTTATAAATCCCAAAGGATAGTGCAAAGCAGTCAACCGCAAAACCACTGACCACTCCAGTGTTCGGCAACTCACAGAATGACTGATAAAGTTCAGATATAgcttaaataatataaaagctcaaatataaaaaataaagatgtaaaacaaaacaaaaaaatcagaagagaaaaCAAAGACGAAATGAAAGACCTGTAGAAGATAGAGAACAAAGAGACCTGTGGGAGAATAGAGAGAAAGACCAGAACAGTCCCCAGAACAGAGTTGGAAAGGAAACATTGTGCTGTATTTTGGTCTTTCTTGTGTTCATCCTAATGACAGAAAGAATAAATCTTGCCCCCTACGTCTATATTTCAAATGAAGACTGAAAATCAAAAAAAGTTGGTTCAGGAATAAAGAGGGGAATTTCCCTGCCAGCCACAGCGACCAAGATGGCCATGATTTTCTGGATGGTGGCTGCAATTAGCAGCCGCAACCCCTGATACATAAAAAACTCTAGTACAGGTATGAAATCATGGGCAGAGACTACTCCACGCCACACCAACCTTCACCATTATACTGCCCTAGTGATAAAATTAGCAATAACTTATTAAGTTTTCTTCCCCTGGTCTTTTTCTGTGACTTTTCAATGAAAACCCAAGTACGTAAACCCTTAGGGTCAACAGAGTAAGTGATTGATTGAGAAACTCTCTTCAAGAAGCCAAGTTAAGGATTATCATCTCAGACAAATAGTGGCACAAAACGGAAAACTTAAGAAAATCAAGTAGAATTTTCAAATTCCATTGGGacaaacacatttaaaaaaggCGAATGTATAACTTGTCTtgtcatctttttctttacaacTGATGTGCTGTCATATATGACTTACTAATATATCAAGATCAACAACAAAAAGCATAAACATGAAAGAAACAGTTAAATTACCTGATATAAATGAACACCTTTTGATTTTCTAAATGCTTCAAGAAAAGGTACACTCCAAGAGTTGATCATTTCCTGTCAAAGATATACAAAAATGAATTTACTGCACCAACAGTAGACCAAATTAAGCTGAAAATGTGGTTACTGACAAACATACCAAACAATACAACAAGCATAATATCTAGTTCCTTTATCACTTGTACTCATAATAAAAGGTGTCAAATGTATTTCTTAGAGTTGCAAATTCATTACAGCAGGTCATGTCAAGATTGCAGCAATAAATGACATTTGTCACAAAAAAAACAAGGATTCTTAAGGCTGAAATGCAAACATAGCCCAGTAAGAGTAATTAAAGTATCTTCACGATATATTTACTCTATTCTTTTCTTCTTGTCTCCAATGACATTTTAATTCCCTTTACAGGGACAAGTAATAGTAGACATTGTTCAGCCTTCAATCAAATAGAATAAGACTACAACAAATGCTACCATTAAATGTCAACCATTAGGGCTTTGTTTGAATAAATGTTAAAACATATTGAATAACAATGACCAGTAAGAGTTGGATTGGCATTTAACGCACCTAGGGCAGTGGAAAGGGTCTAAACCAGAGGCAGTGTAAGACATACATGGTTGGTGTTGCCTGCACTCGAATGAGCAGGCAACGTAATAATGTGGACTGTACACGATAGAAATCACATAATCACAAAACACTACCATGATCCATCATTACCTGGGAGCTTGCTCGAAATGAAAGACAAACCAAAGATGCCTTGGGCACAGAAGATTTATCAGAATCAACTGCAAGATCAGAAACACGGATAGGAAGCTTCATTGTTTTACCATCCGAGAAGCTAACTTCAAGATCAGGAAACTTCACAGCTGCCATTGCAGGTATTATCACTTTATTAGCTACAGCAATCTGCACAAGTCACAGGTAAATCTGTCATATTCTTACTTTCTTAGCTGGTATACCCTAGACGGGTTTCTAGTTTAAACAGTCAATCATTTCCTTCCTTATTAGACAGATAGTGCATCTGTGTGTACTGATCCAAACAATATACATATAACTGTTTTGAGTTTAATTAGCCCAGTAGATAAGTAAAGTTCTAACTTCTAAGCAA
This portion of the Vigna unguiculata cultivar IT97K-499-35 chromosome 6, ASM411807v1, whole genome shotgun sequence genome encodes:
- the LOC114187747 gene encoding uncharacterized protein LOC114187747, with amino-acid sequence MEEEEAVPVEAEAENSGSSGAVSRARKLLFRRMLVGIKDGRFFLGSFYCIDKQGNIILQDAIEYRSTRQSSPSPMEQRCLGLILIPSSCRTSCHVDSSIHEQFSLLSLHPGPPRVS
- the LOC114187746 gene encoding uncharacterized protein LOC114187746; its protein translation is MVSLKRMIRRRPSLRDYVVGFAAEKVHCHCPLPSQHLARLTPKRFLDLHQFINKKAIEEERARLGDEMKRGYFADMAEFKQHGGKIAVANKVIIPAMAAVKFPDLEVSFSDGKTMKLPIRVSDLAVDSDKSSVPKASLVCLSFRASSQEMINSWSVPFLEAFRKSKGVHLYQVSFIDSWLLCRPPIKRFLLWTMKKPNNHESKDTLEKHTVYSFGDHYYFRKELQILNLLTGYIFLLDNFGRVRWQGFGLAKEDEISSLHSCTSLLLDEK